The Diadema setosum chromosome 1, eeDiaSeto1, whole genome shotgun sequence genome has a window encoding:
- the LOC140236736 gene encoding pre-mRNA-processing factor 39-like isoform X1: MARGKRASRGKGRGKPVQPDADDAVDQENMADDSEPTEEILVEVEEGAQQEDQDDKEEFDGDAGESPTSEEKMEEEGAPEAQDAGEKDAEKGQESAADDKGSAKEEETPMETHASDGKEQNDAPAAEVEKVEDAATDSKADETPKEDSSEKKEKKDDSSGPPKKETEKKERKKKKERARPYELEKYWKAVNMNPADFTGWTYLLQFVEQEDYMPFYREAFDAFFEHYPYCYGYWKKYADAERKKGHMDNCWAVFKRGLAAIPLSLDLWLHYISISSQNIPKSDEQRAEKLRELYEQAVAAAGMDFRSDKLWDQYINFEKKDQKDWKKVMQLYDRLLKIPTQLYRHHFDKMKEFIQSHIPKEYLDFDEFLSLREQVVAEANPQDADDDEGGAPGDDAPPGEEGPPGEDAPPGVSTSSSKVIEGENKLIQEKVIESRRAVFRKTEQEVSKRWAYEEAIRRPYFHAKPLEKGQLKTWREYLEFEESTGQHERTVLLYERCLIACALYEEFWLKYARYMEKQSIESASKVFKRACNTHLPSKPAINIQWAAFEEKNGNMDKAKEILERLQEKQPDSVMIRLERINFERRQGDKEKVITLYKGCIDDAKTATGQSFFASKLARFYLKIMGDNDMAIEALKEVLEQKQVSPILREQIYTQMLDIEYQRQPVSEEKMTEIFDAVLTSNVGQDVKIQFAQRKVQFLQDFGMNPVKTHDAVEEHQKLVKSLTSGKKRSAEASGDASSSSNQSSSGDSKKKRRASSPSGQGQGQGQGSSSQGYNATSSSYNYNYGYGTPQGNPTTQGQGQGGVANIPYPQSWGSWGQYFQQ; the protein is encoded by the exons ATGGCTCGAGGTAAGCGTGCATCGAGAGGCAAAGGTCGCGGGAAACCTGTGCAGCCGGACGCGGATGACGCCGTTGACCAAGAAAACATGGCCGACGACTCAGAACCGACAGAAGAAATACTAGTAGAAGTTGAAGAAGGCGCCCAACAGGAGGATCAGGATGATAAGGAGGAATTCGATGGAGATGCAGGAG AGTCACCTACGAGTgaagaaaaaatggaagaagagGGTGCACCTGAAGCACAAGATGCCGGGGAAAAGGATGCAGAGAAAGGGCAAGAGTCTGCTGCTGATGATAAAGGATCTGCGAAAGAAGAGGAGACTCCCATGGAAACTCACGCTTCTGATGGAAAAGAGCAAAATGATGCTCCTGCCGCAGAAGTCGAGAAGGTAGAAGATGCAGCTACGGACAGCAAAGCAGACGAAACGCCCAAGGAGGACAGCTcagagaagaaggaaaagaaagatgaTTCCTCTGGACCACCCAAGAAGGAGACAGAAaagaaggagaggaagaagaagaaagagcgTGCCCGTCCGTATGAGCTGGAGAAATACTGGAAGGCTGTCAACATGAATCCTGCTGACTTCACTGGATGGACGTATCTTCTGCAGTTTGTTGAACAGGAG GATTACATGCCTTTCTACCGTGAGGCCTTCGATGCCTTTTTTGAGCATTACCCATATTGCTATGGCTACTGGAAAAAGTATGCTGATGCGGAAAGGAAGAAAGGTCACATGGACAATTGCTGGGCT GTTTTCAAAAGAGGTTTGGCAGCGATTCCTCTCAGCTTGGACCTCTGGCTCCACTACATCAGCATCTCCAGCCAGAACATACCCAAATCTGATGAGCAACGAGCAGAAAAGCTCAGAGA GCTCTACGAACAGGCAGTTGCTGCTGCAGGCATGGACTTCAGATCGGACAAGCTGTGGGACCAGTACATCAATTTTGAGAAGAAGGACCAGAAAGACTGGAAGAAGGTCATGCAGCTCTACGACAGACTCCTCAAGATCCCCACCCAGCTCTACCGACACCACTTTGACAA GATGAAGGAGTTCATTCAGTCCCACATCCCCAAGGAGTACCTGGACTTCGATGAGTTTCTCAGTCTGCGCGAGCAGGTGGTGGCCGAAGCCAACCCCCAAGATGCGGACGATGACGAAGGAGGGGCCCCAGGGGATGACGCTCCACCGGGCGAGGAGGGTCCTCCGGGAGAAGATGCGCCCCCTGGTGTCTCCACGTCCTCCTCCAAG GTGATTGAAGGTGAGAATAAACTGATCCAGGAGAAAGTCATCGAGTCTCGGCGAGCAGTCTTTAGGAAGACGGAGCAAGAAGTCAGCAAGAGATGGGCGTATGAAGAGGCG ATTCGTCGTCCATACTTCCACGCCAAGCCGTTGGAGAAGGGGCAGCTGAAGACGTGGCGCGAGTACCTGGAGTTTGAAGAAAGCACCGGGCAGCATGAGAGAACGGTGCTGCTCTACGAACGCTGCCTCATTGCCTGCGCCCTGTATGAGGAGTTCTGGCTGAAG TATGCCAGGTACATGGAGAAGCAAAGTATCGAGTCGGCCTCTAAGGTCTTCAAACGAGCATGTAATACGCATCTCCCATCCAAACCAGCCATCAACATCCAGTGGGCTGCTTTTGAGGAGAAGAATG GAAACATGGACAAGGCGAAAGAGATCTTGGAGCGGTTGCAAGAGAAGCAGCCCGACTCCGTGATGATCCGTCTGGAGCGCATCAACTTTGAGAGGAGGCAGGGGGACAAGGAGAAGGTCATCACCCTCTACAAAGGATGCATCGATGACGCCAAGACAGCGACAGGGCAGTCCTTCTTTGCGAGCAAGCTGGCCAGGTTTTACCTGAAG ATTATGGGTGACAATGACATGGCTATTGAAGCACTGAAGGAGGTACTGGAGCAGAAACAG GTGAGCCCTATACTGAGGGAGCAGATCTACACACAGATGCTTGACATTGAGTACCAACGGCAGCCTGTCAGTGAGGAGAAAATGACGGAGATCTTTGACGCCGTTCTCACCAGCAACGTCGGGCAGGACGTCAAGATTCAGTTCGCCCAGAGGAAGGTCCAGTTCCTGCAGGACTTTGGCATGAACCCAGTCAA GACTCATGATGCGGTGGAAGAACATCAGAAGTTGGTCAAAAGTCTGACGTCTGGAAAGAAGCGATCTGCAGAAGCAAG CGGGGACGCTTCGTCCAGCAGCAATCAGTCCTCGTCTGGTGACTccaagaagaagaggagggCTAGTAGCCCCAGTGGACAAGGTCAAGGTCAGGGTCAGGGTTCCAGCAGCCAGGGATACAACGCCACCTCCTCCAGCTACAACTACAACTATGGCTACGGGACCCCACAAGGAAACCCAACCACACAGGGCCAGGGCCAAGGCGGG GTCGCCAACATTCCCTACC
- the LOC140236736 gene encoding pre-mRNA-processing factor 39-like isoform X2, with protein sequence MARGKRASRGKGRGKPVQPDADDAVDQENMADDSEPTEEILVEVEEGAQQEDQDDKEEFDGDAGESPTSEEKMEEEGAPEAQDAGEKDAEKGQESAADDKGSAKEEETPMETHASDGKEQNDAPAAEVEKVEDAATDSKADETPKEDSSEKKEKKDDSSGPPKKETEKKERKKKKERARPYELEKYWKAVNMNPADFTGWTYLLQFVEQEDYMPFYREAFDAFFEHYPYCYGYWKKYADAERKKGHMDNCWAVFKRGLAAIPLSLDLWLHYISISSQNIPKSDEQRAEKLRELYEQAVAAAGMDFRSDKLWDQYINFEKKDQKDWKKVMQLYDRLLKIPTQLYRHHFDKMKEFIQSHIPKEYLDFDEFLSLREQVVAEANPQDADDDEGGAPGDDAPPGEEGPPGEDAPPGVSTSSSKVIEGENKLIQEKVIESRRAVFRKTEQEVSKRWAYEEAIRRPYFHAKPLEKGQLKTWREYLEFEESTGQHERTVLLYERCLIACALYEEFWLKYARYMEKQSIESASKVFKRACNTHLPSKPAINIQWAAFEEKNGNMDKAKEILERLQEKQPDSVMIRLERINFERRQGDKEKVITLYKGCIDDAKTATGQSFFASKLARFYLKIMGDNDMAIEALKEVLEQKQVSPILREQIYTQMLDIEYQRQPVSEEKMTEIFDAVLTSNVGQDVKIQFAQRKVQFLQDFGMNPVKTHDAVEEHQKLVKSLTSGKKRSAEASGDASSSSNQSSSGDSKKKRRASSPSGQGQGQGQGSSSQGYNATSSSYNYNYGYGTPQGNPTTQGQGQGGTLR encoded by the exons ATGGCTCGAGGTAAGCGTGCATCGAGAGGCAAAGGTCGCGGGAAACCTGTGCAGCCGGACGCGGATGACGCCGTTGACCAAGAAAACATGGCCGACGACTCAGAACCGACAGAAGAAATACTAGTAGAAGTTGAAGAAGGCGCCCAACAGGAGGATCAGGATGATAAGGAGGAATTCGATGGAGATGCAGGAG AGTCACCTACGAGTgaagaaaaaatggaagaagagGGTGCACCTGAAGCACAAGATGCCGGGGAAAAGGATGCAGAGAAAGGGCAAGAGTCTGCTGCTGATGATAAAGGATCTGCGAAAGAAGAGGAGACTCCCATGGAAACTCACGCTTCTGATGGAAAAGAGCAAAATGATGCTCCTGCCGCAGAAGTCGAGAAGGTAGAAGATGCAGCTACGGACAGCAAAGCAGACGAAACGCCCAAGGAGGACAGCTcagagaagaaggaaaagaaagatgaTTCCTCTGGACCACCCAAGAAGGAGACAGAAaagaaggagaggaagaagaagaaagagcgTGCCCGTCCGTATGAGCTGGAGAAATACTGGAAGGCTGTCAACATGAATCCTGCTGACTTCACTGGATGGACGTATCTTCTGCAGTTTGTTGAACAGGAG GATTACATGCCTTTCTACCGTGAGGCCTTCGATGCCTTTTTTGAGCATTACCCATATTGCTATGGCTACTGGAAAAAGTATGCTGATGCGGAAAGGAAGAAAGGTCACATGGACAATTGCTGGGCT GTTTTCAAAAGAGGTTTGGCAGCGATTCCTCTCAGCTTGGACCTCTGGCTCCACTACATCAGCATCTCCAGCCAGAACATACCCAAATCTGATGAGCAACGAGCAGAAAAGCTCAGAGA GCTCTACGAACAGGCAGTTGCTGCTGCAGGCATGGACTTCAGATCGGACAAGCTGTGGGACCAGTACATCAATTTTGAGAAGAAGGACCAGAAAGACTGGAAGAAGGTCATGCAGCTCTACGACAGACTCCTCAAGATCCCCACCCAGCTCTACCGACACCACTTTGACAA GATGAAGGAGTTCATTCAGTCCCACATCCCCAAGGAGTACCTGGACTTCGATGAGTTTCTCAGTCTGCGCGAGCAGGTGGTGGCCGAAGCCAACCCCCAAGATGCGGACGATGACGAAGGAGGGGCCCCAGGGGATGACGCTCCACCGGGCGAGGAGGGTCCTCCGGGAGAAGATGCGCCCCCTGGTGTCTCCACGTCCTCCTCCAAG GTGATTGAAGGTGAGAATAAACTGATCCAGGAGAAAGTCATCGAGTCTCGGCGAGCAGTCTTTAGGAAGACGGAGCAAGAAGTCAGCAAGAGATGGGCGTATGAAGAGGCG ATTCGTCGTCCATACTTCCACGCCAAGCCGTTGGAGAAGGGGCAGCTGAAGACGTGGCGCGAGTACCTGGAGTTTGAAGAAAGCACCGGGCAGCATGAGAGAACGGTGCTGCTCTACGAACGCTGCCTCATTGCCTGCGCCCTGTATGAGGAGTTCTGGCTGAAG TATGCCAGGTACATGGAGAAGCAAAGTATCGAGTCGGCCTCTAAGGTCTTCAAACGAGCATGTAATACGCATCTCCCATCCAAACCAGCCATCAACATCCAGTGGGCTGCTTTTGAGGAGAAGAATG GAAACATGGACAAGGCGAAAGAGATCTTGGAGCGGTTGCAAGAGAAGCAGCCCGACTCCGTGATGATCCGTCTGGAGCGCATCAACTTTGAGAGGAGGCAGGGGGACAAGGAGAAGGTCATCACCCTCTACAAAGGATGCATCGATGACGCCAAGACAGCGACAGGGCAGTCCTTCTTTGCGAGCAAGCTGGCCAGGTTTTACCTGAAG ATTATGGGTGACAATGACATGGCTATTGAAGCACTGAAGGAGGTACTGGAGCAGAAACAG GTGAGCCCTATACTGAGGGAGCAGATCTACACACAGATGCTTGACATTGAGTACCAACGGCAGCCTGTCAGTGAGGAGAAAATGACGGAGATCTTTGACGCCGTTCTCACCAGCAACGTCGGGCAGGACGTCAAGATTCAGTTCGCCCAGAGGAAGGTCCAGTTCCTGCAGGACTTTGGCATGAACCCAGTCAA GACTCATGATGCGGTGGAAGAACATCAGAAGTTGGTCAAAAGTCTGACGTCTGGAAAGAAGCGATCTGCAGAAGCAAG CGGGGACGCTTCGTCCAGCAGCAATCAGTCCTCGTCTGGTGACTccaagaagaagaggagggCTAGTAGCCCCAGTGGACAAGGTCAAGGTCAGGGTCAGGGTTCCAGCAGCCAGGGATACAACGCCACCTCCTCCAGCTACAACTACAACTATGGCTACGGGACCCCACAAGGAAACCCAACCACACAGGGCCAGGGCCAAGGCGGG ACTTTGCGCTAA